The Pyrus communis chromosome 2, drPyrComm1.1, whole genome shotgun sequence genome includes a window with the following:
- the LOC137726462 gene encoding rab GTPase-activating protein 22-like isoform X2 → MALFFMKKASTAELDAFYPVKPECQVDIPKTRFRLRAGKTLSERRWHAAFSEDGHLDIAKVLRRIQRGGVHPAIKGVVWEFLLGCFDPNSTFDERNQLRQCRREQYNSLKAECQKMVPLIGSGKFITTPIITDDGQPTEESENGNMTGGANHASSDKKVIQWKLFLHQIGLDVVRTDRSLVFYESQANQAKLWDILSIYAWVDNDIGYVQGMNDICSPMVILIENEADAYWCFERAMRRLRENFRCSASSIGVQSQLGTLSQVIKTIDPKLHQHLEDLDGGEYLFAFRMLMVLFRREFSFVDALYLWELMWAMEYNPNIFSSYEGPSGGATPPNVNDKELKQYGKFERNIVKTGYTERHGALSVFLVASVLETKNKQLLKEAKGLDDVVSILGGITGNLDARKACNEALRIHKKYLKTVKS, encoded by the exons ATGGCgttgttttttatgaagaaAGCTTCAACAGCTGAGTTGGATGCTTTCTATCCTGTTAAACCAGAATGCCAAGTTGACATCCCGAAGACGCGCTTTAGGCTCAGG GCGGGGAAAACTCTTAGTGAAAGAAGATGGCATGCTGCCTTCTCTGAAGATGGTCATTTGGATATAGCTAAAGTGCTTAGACGAATCCAACGAGGG GGTGTCCATCCTGCAATCAAAGGTGTAGTTTGGGAGTTCTTGTTAGGTTGCTTTGATCCAAATAGCACCTTCGATGAACGAAATCAGCTCAGGCAGTGCCGGAG GGAGCAGTATAACAGTTTGAAAGCTGAATGCCAGAAGATGGTTCCACTTATTGGCAGTGGAAAATTTATTACAACACCAATCATCACGGACGATGGCCAACCAACAGAAGAATCAGAAAATGGCAATATGACAGGGGGTGCAAACCATGCTTCTTCAGACAAGAAAGTGATTCAGTGGAAGCTTTTCTTGCATCAAATTG GTTTGGATGTTGTTCGCACGGATCGATCACTTGTCTTTTATGAAAGTCAAGCTAATCAGGCAAAACTTTGGGACATTCTTTCAATTTATGCTTGGGTGGACAATGATATCGGTTATGTTCAAG GAATGAATGATATATGCTCGCCAATGGTAATTCTTATTGAAAATGAAGCAGATGCCTATTGGTGTTTCGAACGTGCTATGCGAAGGCTG CGAGAAAATTTTAGGTGCAGTGCGAGTTCGATAGGGGTGCAATCTCAGCTGGGTACACTCTCCCAAGTAATCAAAACTATTGATCCTAAACTTCATCAGCACCTTG AGGATCTAGATGGCGGGGAGTATTTATTTGCTTTTCGCATGCTAATGGTCCTGTTCCGAAGAGAGTTTTCCTTTGTGGATGCACTGTATCTTTGGGAG CTGATGTGGGCCATGGAATACAACCCAAACATTTTCTCGTCGTATGAAGGTCCGAGTGGGGGTGCTACACCACCGAATGTAAATGACAAAGAACTAAAGCAATATGGCAAGTTCGAGAGAAACATTGTGAAGACGGGATACACAGAACGACATGGTGCACTTTCCGTCTTTCTTGTTGCAAGTGTTCTTGAGACCAAAAATAAGCAACTTTTAAAGGAGGCTAAGGGTCTAGATGATGTTGTctcg ATCTTAGGTGGCATAACCGGAAATCTGGATGCTAGAAAGGCATGTAATGAGGCATTGAGGATTCACAAAAAGTACCTGAAG ACCGTAAAGTCATAG
- the LOC137726462 gene encoding rab GTPase-activating protein 22-like isoform X1 has protein sequence MALFFMKKASTAELDAFYPVKPECQVDIPKTRFRLRAGKTLSERRWHAAFSEDGHLDIAKVLRRIQRGGVHPAIKGVVWEFLLGCFDPNSTFDERNQLRQCRREQYNSLKAECQKMVPLIGSGKFITTPIITDDGQPTEESENGNMTGGANHASSDKKVIQWKLFLHQIGLDVVRTDRSLVFYESQANQAKLWDILSIYAWVDNDIGYVQGMNDICSPMVILIENEADAYWCFERAMRRLRENFRCSASSIGVQSQLGTLSQVIKTIDPKLHQHLEDLDGGEYLFAFRMLMVLFRREFSFVDALYLWELMWAMEYNPNIFSSYEGPSGGATPPNVNDKELKQYGKFERNIVKTGYTERHGALSVFLVASVLETKNKQLLKEAKGLDDVVSILGGITGNLDARKACNEALRIHKKYLKIKKTQK, from the exons ATGGCgttgttttttatgaagaaAGCTTCAACAGCTGAGTTGGATGCTTTCTATCCTGTTAAACCAGAATGCCAAGTTGACATCCCGAAGACGCGCTTTAGGCTCAGG GCGGGGAAAACTCTTAGTGAAAGAAGATGGCATGCTGCCTTCTCTGAAGATGGTCATTTGGATATAGCTAAAGTGCTTAGACGAATCCAACGAGGG GGTGTCCATCCTGCAATCAAAGGTGTAGTTTGGGAGTTCTTGTTAGGTTGCTTTGATCCAAATAGCACCTTCGATGAACGAAATCAGCTCAGGCAGTGCCGGAG GGAGCAGTATAACAGTTTGAAAGCTGAATGCCAGAAGATGGTTCCACTTATTGGCAGTGGAAAATTTATTACAACACCAATCATCACGGACGATGGCCAACCAACAGAAGAATCAGAAAATGGCAATATGACAGGGGGTGCAAACCATGCTTCTTCAGACAAGAAAGTGATTCAGTGGAAGCTTTTCTTGCATCAAATTG GTTTGGATGTTGTTCGCACGGATCGATCACTTGTCTTTTATGAAAGTCAAGCTAATCAGGCAAAACTTTGGGACATTCTTTCAATTTATGCTTGGGTGGACAATGATATCGGTTATGTTCAAG GAATGAATGATATATGCTCGCCAATGGTAATTCTTATTGAAAATGAAGCAGATGCCTATTGGTGTTTCGAACGTGCTATGCGAAGGCTG CGAGAAAATTTTAGGTGCAGTGCGAGTTCGATAGGGGTGCAATCTCAGCTGGGTACACTCTCCCAAGTAATCAAAACTATTGATCCTAAACTTCATCAGCACCTTG AGGATCTAGATGGCGGGGAGTATTTATTTGCTTTTCGCATGCTAATGGTCCTGTTCCGAAGAGAGTTTTCCTTTGTGGATGCACTGTATCTTTGGGAG CTGATGTGGGCCATGGAATACAACCCAAACATTTTCTCGTCGTATGAAGGTCCGAGTGGGGGTGCTACACCACCGAATGTAAATGACAAAGAACTAAAGCAATATGGCAAGTTCGAGAGAAACATTGTGAAGACGGGATACACAGAACGACATGGTGCACTTTCCGTCTTTCTTGTTGCAAGTGTTCTTGAGACCAAAAATAAGCAACTTTTAAAGGAGGCTAAGGGTCTAGATGATGTTGTctcg ATCTTAGGTGGCATAACCGGAAATCTGGATGCTAGAAAGGCATGTAATGAGGCATTGAGGATTCACAAAAAGTACCTGAAG ataaagaaaacacaaaaataa
- the LOC137724749 gene encoding protein SCARECROW-like has product MADGIVNIIQSHQPWINYPNPNVNDFQNNPNSDPKPVENRFINLERSELSLWVEHITKQLIDDLPEPATAANTAANDTLQTSEDYFVPSSLSTDLNSPRKVPRRSYGEHELHELQLLADNNNVRARGGNDMSKLEEHGLTLITLLFECAVAISIDNLPEAHRMLLELTQMASPYGPSCAERVVAYFAKAMASRVINSWLGISSPLVNYKSVHGAFQVFNTISPFIKFAHFTSNQAILEAFHHHDRVHILDLDIMQGLQWPALFHILATRMEGPPHVRMTGMGTSSEILLETGKQLSSFARRLGLSFEFLPIVRKVGEVDASMVQVQRGETLAVHWLQHSLYDATGPDWKAMRFIEELAPRIITLVEQDMSHSGSFLDRFVGSLHYYSTMFDSLESYLPSDNPNRHKVEHCLFYREINNILAIGGPARSGEDKFRQWRGELGARSEFMQVGMSGNSMAQAQLILNMFPPAHGYGLVQGDGTIRLGWKDTSLYVASAWTCFHPRKI; this is encoded by the exons ATGGCTGATGGCATTGTGAATATAATCCAATCCCACCAACCTTGGATTAATTACCCCAACCCTAATGTCAATGACTTCCAAAATAATCCCAACTCCGATCCCAAGCCCGTCGAGAACCGGTTTATAAACTTGGAGAGGAGCGAACTATCTCTGTGGGTGGAGCACATCACAAAACAGCTCATCGACGACTTGCCAGAACCCGCCACAGCCGCCAACACCGCCGCCAATGACACGTTACAGACGTCTGAGGACTATTTTGTCCCGTCATCACTTTCCACCGACTTAAATAGTCCGAGGAAAGTCCCACGGAGAAGCTATGGTGAGCATGAGCTTCATGAGCTTCAACTCCTTGCAGATAATAATAACGTAAGAGCAAGAGGAGGAAATGATATGAGTAAGCTCGAAGAGCATGGCTTAACCCTAATCACCCTTCTCTTCGAATGCGCAGTTGCCATCTCCATTGACAACCTCCCCGAGGCCCATCGGATGCTCCTCGAGCTAACCCAAATGGCCTCTCCGTACGGGCCATCATGTGCTGAGCGCGTGGTGGCCTATTTCGCCAAGGCCATGGCTAGTAGGGTTATCAACTCATGGTTAGGTATTTCCTCTCCATTGGTCAATTACAAAAGCGTTCATGGTGCTTTTCAAGTCTTCAACACCATCTCACCTTTCATCAAATTTGCCCACTTCACTTCCAACCAAGCCATCCTCGAGGCCTTTCACCACCACGATAGGGTTCACATTCTTGACCTCGACATCATGCAG GGTTTGCAATGGCCAGCCTTGTTTCACATTCTCGCCACACGCATGGAGGGTCCTCCGCATGTGAGAATGACCGGCATGGGCACATCATCGGAAATCCTGCTGGAGACCGGAAAGCAACTCTCAAGTTTTGCAAGGAGACTCGGACTGTCATTcgaatttcttccaattgtCAGGAAAGTTGGTGAGGTTGATGCTTCCATGGTCCAAGTACAGCGAGGGGAGACCCTCGCCGTGCACTGGCTGCAACACTCGCTGTACGATGCAACTGGCCCCGATTGGAAAGCGATGAGATTCATTGAAGAATTAGCACCAAGGATTATCACGCTAGTAGAGCAAGACATGTCACATAGTGGCTCATTTTTGGACCGTTTTGTTGGGTCGTTACATTACTACTCGACGATGTTCGATTCATTAGAATCATACTTGCCTAGTGACAACCCTAACCGGCACAAGGTGGAGCACTGCCTGTTTTATAGAGAAATCAACAACATATTGGCGATTGGAGGGCCGGCGAGAAGCGGTGAAGACAAGTTCCGGCAGTGGAGGGGTGAGCTTGGGGCCAGAAGTGAGTTCATGCAAGTAGGGATGAGTGGTAATTCAATGGCGCAAGCACAGTTGATATTAAATATGTTTCCTCCTGCACATGGTTATGGCCTTGTGCAAGGAGATGGCACTATTAGGCTTGGGTGGAAGGATACTAGTTTGTATGTTGCTTCTGCATGGACATGCTTTCATCCTCGTAAGATATAA
- the LOC137726462 gene encoding rab GTPase-activating protein 22-like isoform X3 encodes MALFFMKKASTAELDAFYPVKPECQVDIPKTRFRLRAGKTLSERRWHAAFSEDGHLDIAKVLRRIQRGGVHPAIKGVVWEFLLGCFDPNSTFDERNQLRQCRREQYNSLKAECQKMVPLIGSGKFITTPIITDDGQPTEESENGNMTGGANHASSDKKVIQWKLFLHQIGLDVVRTDRSLVFYESQANQAKLWDILSIYAWVDNDIGYVQGMNDICSPMVILIENEADAYWCFERAMRRLRENFRCSASSIGVQSQLGTLSQVIKTIDPKLHQHLEDLDGGEYLFAFRMLMVLFRREFSFVDALYLWEIGFS; translated from the exons ATGGCgttgttttttatgaagaaAGCTTCAACAGCTGAGTTGGATGCTTTCTATCCTGTTAAACCAGAATGCCAAGTTGACATCCCGAAGACGCGCTTTAGGCTCAGG GCGGGGAAAACTCTTAGTGAAAGAAGATGGCATGCTGCCTTCTCTGAAGATGGTCATTTGGATATAGCTAAAGTGCTTAGACGAATCCAACGAGGG GGTGTCCATCCTGCAATCAAAGGTGTAGTTTGGGAGTTCTTGTTAGGTTGCTTTGATCCAAATAGCACCTTCGATGAACGAAATCAGCTCAGGCAGTGCCGGAG GGAGCAGTATAACAGTTTGAAAGCTGAATGCCAGAAGATGGTTCCACTTATTGGCAGTGGAAAATTTATTACAACACCAATCATCACGGACGATGGCCAACCAACAGAAGAATCAGAAAATGGCAATATGACAGGGGGTGCAAACCATGCTTCTTCAGACAAGAAAGTGATTCAGTGGAAGCTTTTCTTGCATCAAATTG GTTTGGATGTTGTTCGCACGGATCGATCACTTGTCTTTTATGAAAGTCAAGCTAATCAGGCAAAACTTTGGGACATTCTTTCAATTTATGCTTGGGTGGACAATGATATCGGTTATGTTCAAG GAATGAATGATATATGCTCGCCAATGGTAATTCTTATTGAAAATGAAGCAGATGCCTATTGGTGTTTCGAACGTGCTATGCGAAGGCTG CGAGAAAATTTTAGGTGCAGTGCGAGTTCGATAGGGGTGCAATCTCAGCTGGGTACACTCTCCCAAGTAATCAAAACTATTGATCCTAAACTTCATCAGCACCTTG AGGATCTAGATGGCGGGGAGTATTTATTTGCTTTTCGCATGCTAATGGTCCTGTTCCGAAGAGAGTTTTCCTTTGTGGATGCACTGTATCTTTGGGAG ATTGGTTTCAGCTGA